From Cucumis melo cultivar AY chromosome 1, USDA_Cmelo_AY_1.0, whole genome shotgun sequence, a single genomic window includes:
- the LOC103492632 gene encoding calcium-transporting ATPase 12, plasma membrane-type-like — translation MGKYESTYHESLLLNINIARRRWRFAFAAIYSIRAMLSLAVTKRNGHYNLLHFQNLEEDDSYVEQIVCTKDDQKKLIEMVKNKDKEVYRELGDVATIAACLRTNPENGIEDNSDVVNERRRLFGSNTYHKRPPKSFFYFVVEAFKDTTILILLVCAALALGFGIKEHGVKEGWYEGGSIFVAVALVVVVSAISNFRQEVQFEKLSKISNNIKVEVLREGRRIQVSIFNIVVGDVVVLKLGDQIPADGLFLTGHSLQVDESSMTGESDHVELNRTENPFLLSGTKVVDGHGQMLVTSVGMDTAWGEMMSSISRDSEEQTPLQVRLNKLTTSIGKVGLSVALLVLVVMLARYFTGNTKDDFGNREYNGRKTDIDDVLNAVIRIVAAAVTIVVVAIPEGLPLAVTLTLAYSMKRMMADQAMVRKLSACETMGSATVICTDKTGTLTLNQMKVTKFWLGQEFIEEENSTNTIAEAVHELINQGVGLNTTGSVYRPSPESKTEISGNPTEKAILSWAVTEFGMDMEKLKKSYAILHVETFNSEKKRSGVVVRKLTDNTIHQHWKGAAEMILSMCSSYFERNGTTYPLDIETRRKLENIIQGMAASSLRCIAFAHRQISKDEEENGIPNASNTKKDDYTLMGIVGIKDPCRPGVKKAVETCKSAGVSIKMITGDNIFTAKAIATECGILDFDHNTASKGEVIEGSEFRNYSNEERLRRVDQIKVMARSTPFDKLLMVQCLKQKGHVVAVTGDGTNDAPALKEADIGLSMGIEGTEVAKESSDIVILDDNFNTVATVLRWGRCVYNNIQKFIQFQLTVNVAALTINFIAAVSAGEVPLTAVQLLWVNLIMDTLGALALATERPNDELMHKPPVGRTEPLITNIMWRNLLAQALYQIAILLIFQFQGSNIFNISEAVNDTLIFNTFVLCQIFNEFNSRKLEKLNVFEGILKNHLFLGIVGVTVILQVVMVEFLKKFANTVNLNGWQWGLCIAIAAISWPIGWIVKFLPVSDKPFLNYFKWF, via the exons ATGGGGAAATACGAATCTACTTACCATGAGAGTTTGCTTCTCAACATCAACATAGCTCGAAGGAGATGGAGATTTGCCTTTGCAGCAATATATTCAATCCGGGCCATGCTTTCTCTTGCAGTGACCAAAAGAAATGGCCATTACAATTTACTCCACTTTCAGAATTTGGAGGAAGATGATTCCTATGTTGAACAAATAGTCTGCACCAAAGATGATCAGAAGAAGCTGATTGAAATGGTGAAGAACAAAGATAAAGAAGTTTATCGTGAGCTTGGTGATGTTGCAACAATTGCAGCTTGTCTCAGAACAAATCCGGAGAATGGAATCGAGGACAATAGTGATGTCGTGAATGAACGGCGCCGATTATTTGGTTCTAACACTTATCACAAGCGGCCTCCGAAAAGTTTCTTTTACTTTGTTGTGGAAGCTTTCAAGGACACCACCATCCTCATTTTACTTGTATGTGCGGCTCTGGCGCTCGGGTTTGGAATAAAAGAACATGGAGTAAAAGAAGGATGGTATGAAGGAGGGAGCATATTTGTAGCTGTTGCGTTGGTAGTTGTTGTGTCAGCGATTAGTAACTTCAGACAGGAGGTTCAATTCGAGAAGTTGTCGAAAATAAGTAACAACATCAAAGTGGAG GTACTAAGAGAAGGAAGGCGAATACAAGTTTCCATATTCAATATTGTGGTTGGAGATGTGGTGGTTCTAAAGCTTGGGGACCAAATTCCAGCTGATGGATTGTTTTTGACAGGCCATTCTTTGCAAGTGGATGAGTCAAGCATGACAGGAGAGAGCGATCATGTAGAACTCAATAGAACAGAGAACCCCTTCTTGTTGTCTGGAACAAAAGTAGTAGATGGCCATGGTCAAATGCTGGTGACATCAGTGGGAATGGACACAGCATGGGGTGAGATGATGAGCTCCATATCTCGGGATTCCGAGGAGCAAACACCATTGCAAGTTCGTCTTAACAAATTAACCACTTCTATAGGCAAG GTAGGCCTCTCAGTTGCTTTGCTGGTTCTTGTTGTCATGTTAGCACGCTATTTCACTGGAAACACAAAAGATGATTTTGGAAACAGGGAGTACAATGGTCGAAAAACAGACATCGATGACGTGCTCAATGCAGTTATCCGTATAGTTGCTGCTGCAGTTACCATTGTAGTGGTTGCAATCCCTGAAGGCTTGCCATTGGCTGTGACACTAACACTTGCTTACTCTATGAAGAGAATGATGGCAGATCAGGCAATGGTGAGGAAACTGTCAGCTTGTGAAACAATGGGATCAGCAACCGTAATTTGCACTGACAAAACAGGTACTTTGACACTAAACCAAATGAAAGTAACCAAATTTTGGCTTGGCCAAGAGTTCATTGAGGAAGAAAACTCTACCAATACCATAGCAGAGGCTGTTCATGAGTTGATAAATCAAGGAGTAGGCTTGAATACAACTGGTAGTGTCTATCGACCTTCACCAGAATCCAAAACTGAAATCTCCGGCAATCCAACTGAGAAAGCGATTCTATCTTGGGCAGTCACAGAATTCGGTATGGACATGGAGAAGTTGAAGAAATCATATGCCATTCTTCATGTGGAAACCTTCAACtcagagaaaaaaagaagtggGGTTGTGGTGAGAAAATTGACTGATAACACAATCCATCAGCACTGGAAAGGAGCTGCTGAGATGATACTCTCAATGTGTTCAAGTTACTTTGAAAGAAATGGGACAACATATCCCTTGGATATTGAGACCCGAAGAAAACTTGAGAACATAATCCAAGGAATGGCAGCAAGTAGCCTAAGATGCATTGCCTTTGCTCACAGACAAATCTCAAAAGACGAGGAAGAAAATGGCATACCAAATGCCTCAAACACGAAAAAAGATGACTATACATTAATGGGAATCGTTGGCATTAAAGATCCATGTAGGCCAGGGGTGAAGAAAGCCGTGGAAACATGTAAATCAGCTGGAGTTTCTATTAAGATGATCACCGGAGACAACATTTTCACAGCAAAAGCTATAGCCACAGAATGTGGAATACTAGATTTTGATCACAACACTGCAAGCAAAGGAGAAGTAATAGAAGGTTCCGAATTCCGAAACTACTCGAATGAAGAGAGACTACGACGAGTTGATCAAATCAAGGTAATGGCAAGATCCACTCCGTTTGACAAGCTTTTGATGGTTCAATGCTTGAAACAGAAAGGCCATGTCGTAGCAGTAACTGGAGACGGTACAAATGATGCACCGGCTCTAAAAGAAGCTGACATAGGACTTTCCATGGGAATTGAAGGCACAGAGGTTGCAAAAGAGAGTTCAGACATTGTTATCTTGGATGATAACTTTAACACAGTAGCCACAGTCTTGAGGTGGGGAAGATGTGTATATAACAACATCCAAAAGTTTATCCAATTTCAATTGACGGTCAATGTTGCAGCTCTCACAATTAATTTTATAGCAGCAGTATCAGCTGGAGAAGTTCCCTTAACAGCAGTCCAATTGTTGTGGGTAAATCTCATAATGGATACATTGGGTGCTCTTGCACTTGCTACTGAGAGACCCAATGACGAATTAATGCACAAGCCTCCCGTCGGAAGAACTGAACCCCTCATAACAAATATCATGTGGAGAAACCTATTAGCTCAAGCTTTATACCAAATAGCAATACTCTTAATTTTCCAGTTTCAAGGAAGCAACATCTTCAACATAAGTGAAGCAGTAAATGATACACTAATCTTCAACACCTTTGTCCTCTGCCAAATCTTTAATGAGTTCAACTCAAGAAAACTAGAGAAACTAAACGTCTTTGAAGGCATCctaaaaaatcatttatttcTAGGGATCGTGGGAGTAACAGTTATCCTCCAAGTTGTTATGGTAGAATTCCTTAAGAAATTTgcaaatacagtgaatttaaaTGGTTGGCAGTGGGGACTTTGCATTGCCATTGCAGCGATTTCTTGGCCTATTGGTTGGATTGTCAAATTCTTGCCCGTTTCTGATAAGCCTTTCCTCAACTACTTCAAATGGTTCTAA